DNA sequence from the Acidobacteriota bacterium genome:
ACACGACATCGAAACCAGCCGCGGCCGGTGGACCCTCACCGAATGGTCGCCGGGCCGTACCTTGGTTCACCTGCGGTGGGTGCAGGACTTCCGCCTGCCGACGCGCCTGCAAGATCGAGCCACCTCGGCCAGCCTGCCCTGGATCCTCGACGGCCTGCGCCAGCAGACCAACCGTTGCCGATACGATGTACCGCGCGCCGCCGGCTGCCGCGAAGCACCCCCGATTCTCCCATCTCAGACTCCACGACCTTGAGTGACCCGCCGCATGAGTGAAGACAGTCTCTACGAAATCGTCATGGCCGCGGCGGCCGATGCTCCCCTACCGCCGCCCAAGGCGCCGCGTCCGTCGGCCTCGGTCATTCCCTGGCGCAGGATCAGGGACCGAATCCAGGTGTATTGGGTGCGCCGAACCAATGCGCTGGCCTTCATGGGCGGCTGGTACGCCTTCCCCGGAGGCGGTCTGTCCCGCAAGGACCTTCCGGTACCCGTCGCCGGCTCCCCGCAGGCGGTTCCGGAGCCTTTCGCAGCGACCGTTTTCCTGGACGACGGCCATCACGAGACGCCGCCGGACCTGGTGCCGGGACTCACCGCCTGCGTGCTGCGCGAGCTGTTCGAGGAAACCGGCCTCTTGCTCACCACGGAACCGATGCCGGAGACGGTGCTCGCCCGACTGTCGCAGGAGCGCCAGCAACTTCTCGGCAAGCAACGTCCCTTCGCCGAGCTGCTGAACGACCTGGGCGTTGAGCTGTCCGCCGACCGGCTCACCTTCGCCGGTCGCTGGCTGACGCCGCCGCTCGCTCCGATGCGTTTCGACAACCGCTTTTTCCTGCTCGAATGGCCGGAATCGGAACGCCTGCAGCCGGAGATCTTCCCCGGCGAACTCGACGCCGGCGAGTGGATCGACCCGGCGGAAGCCCACGCCCGCTGGAGCGAGGGAGACGTGGTGACGGCGCCGCCCATCCTCCATGCCCTCAAGGTGCTGGCCGATGCCGGACCCGTCGACGGCCTGGCCCGCCTCCAGCAGCCGGACGAAGCGAGCCTCGGCCCCTTCCGGCGCATTGAGTTTCGGCCGGGGGTGATCCTGCTGCCGCTGGAAACGGCTACCCTGCCGCCGGCCAATCGCACCAACGCCATTCTCCTCGGCACCCGGGAGCGGGTGCTGATCGATCCGGGCTCGTCGCTTCCGGCGGAGCAAGAGAAGCTCGAAGCGGCCATCGCCGCCCTGCCGCCGGGCACCGTCACCGCCATCTGGCTCACCCACCATCACCCGGACCATATCGGCGGGGTGGAGCGAGCGAGACAGGCCTTGAAGGTGCCGGTCCTCGCCCACCGCCTCACCGCGGAACGGCTCGCCGAACGCGACATCCGAGTCGACGGCTTCTTGGAGGACGGCGAGGTGCGGGTGCTGAACGGTGAGCCCCCCTTTCCGGTGCGCATCTTCCACACGCCGGGGCACGCCCGCGGGCACCTGTGTTTTCTGGAAGAAAACCGCCGCTCCCTGATCGGCGGCGATCTGGTGGCGGGCTTCGGCACCATTGTCATCGACCCGCCGGAAGGCGACATGGACGACTACCTCCACTCCCTCGAACGGATGGCAGACCTTGCCCCGGGCACCCTCTTCCCGGCCCATGGTCCGCCGTTGCGGGACGCCACCGGCAGCTTCCGCCACTACATCGAGCACCGCCTGTGGCGCGAGGCCAAGGTGCTCGCCGCCTGGCGCGACGGCCTGCGCGAGCCGGCGGCGATCCGGCCGCAGGTGTACGAAGACACCCCCAAGCCGGCCTGGCCGCTGGCCGAGCGTCAGATCAAGGCGCACTTACAGCGGCTGGATCGGGCCGGTCGATTGGCAGGCTAGTGAAGTAGGGCTTCGCCCTAGTTCTTATCAGCAGCGTGCCAACGGTACCCATTCACTTGTCCTCCCTTGCTATGAAACAAGCATGGTGCTATTTTCGTAGCATATCCGAGGGAGAGGCCGATGAGTGACGAAATCTACGACCGTTTGAGCCGCAGGGAACGACAGATCATGGACATTCTGTTCGAGCAGAAGGAGGCCACGGCGGAGGAGGTCCGCTCGCGGCTGCCCGATCCGCCGAGCTACTCCGCCGCCCGGGCGATGCTCGCCAAACTGGAAGAGAAGGGCTACATCCGGCACAGCGAGCGCAACCTTCGCTATGTCTATCGGCCCGCCGTATCGCGCCGGAAGGTACAAGCTTCGGCCGCTTCTCGACTGCTGCGAGTCTTCTTCGACCGCTCCTTGGCGGACGCCGTACGGGGCCTTCTCGACACCTCCTCGGACCGTCTTTCGGACCGTGAGCTCGACCAGGTTGCCGAGATGATCGAACAAGAACGCCAACGCCGGAGGAACGAAAAATGATCGCTCTCCTCTGGAGCCGAACGTCCGAAGTCCTCGCCGCGACCGGGCCTGCCGGCCCATGGCTACTGCAGGGGACGGCGGTGCTGCTGCTTGGAATGGTGGTTGCCATGCTCCTCCGGCGGGCCTCCGCGAGCACTCGCCACGGCGTTTGGCTGGCGACCCTGGTCGGCCTCCTGGCTCTGCCGCTGGCCACCCTCCTGTTGCCGACGTATTCGATTGCCGTCCTTCCCGCCTCGCCGTCGCCTGCGGTGGAATCTCCGGAGGGCCGGAGCAGTACCCCTCAGAACGACCTACCGGCTGCCGCGACCGGCACGGTCCGGACGCCGCCGGCTGCCTCGGGCGCCGTTCAGAGGTCGCCGGGTTCTCGGTCGGGAATATCCCTGGCAGCGGCCCTGGGCATCGCCTACGGAGCGGGCCTTCTAGCGGTTTTGGGTTGGCTTGCCGTCGGCGTATTGCGGGCCCTGCGCCTAGTCCACCGGGCCCGGCCCGTGGCGCGGGATCACCCTCTGCGGCGGCAGTTCCCCCAGCTCGGCGCGCGGCAAGCTCAACCTCGTCTCCTGCTCTCGTCGGAGGTCGATGTGCCGCTGACCCTCGGAGCCCGGCGGCCCGCCATCCTCCT
Encoded proteins:
- a CDS encoding MBL fold metallo-hydrolase, with protein sequence MSEDSLYEIVMAAAADAPLPPPKAPRPSASVIPWRRIRDRIQVYWVRRTNALAFMGGWYAFPGGGLSRKDLPVPVAGSPQAVPEPFAATVFLDDGHHETPPDLVPGLTACVLRELFEETGLLLTTEPMPETVLARLSQERQQLLGKQRPFAELLNDLGVELSADRLTFAGRWLTPPLAPMRFDNRFFLLEWPESERLQPEIFPGELDAGEWIDPAEAHARWSEGDVVTAPPILHALKVLADAGPVDGLARLQQPDEASLGPFRRIEFRPGVILLPLETATLPPANRTNAILLGTRERVLIDPGSSLPAEQEKLEAAIAALPPGTVTAIWLTHHHPDHIGGVERARQALKVPVLAHRLTAERLAERDIRVDGFLEDGEVRVLNGEPPFPVRIFHTPGHARGHLCFLEENRRSLIGGDLVAGFGTIVIDPPEGDMDDYLHSLERMADLAPGTLFPAHGPPLRDATGSFRHYIEHRLWREAKVLAAWRDGLREPAAIRPQVYEDTPKPAWPLAERQIKAHLQRLDRAGRLAG
- a CDS encoding BlaI/MecI/CopY family transcriptional regulator produces the protein MSDEIYDRLSRRERQIMDILFEQKEATAEEVRSRLPDPPSYSAARAMLAKLEEKGYIRHSERNLRYVYRPAVSRRKVQASAASRLLRVFFDRSLADAVRGLLDTSSDRLSDRELDQVAEMIEQERQRRRNEK